GCGCGACGGCCGCTATCTGCGCCAGGCCATCGCCTGGTCGCTGACCGCGCGCGAGCGCGGCAACCGCCCCTTCGGCGCGGTGGTGATCGGCGAAGACGGCACGGTGCTCACCGAGGCCTATTGCAACACCGGCGAAACCGGCGACTGCACCGGCCACGCCGAAACCAACGCGGTGCGCCAGCTCGGCAACCGCTACCCGCGCGAGGTGCTCGCGCGCGCCACGCTGTACTCGTCGGCCGAGCCCTGCGTGATGTGCGCGGGCGCGATCTTCTGGAGCGCGATCGGCCGCGTGGTGTACGGCATCGACGCGGTGCGCCTGCGCGTGTTCCGCGGCGAACGCGCCGAACAGCGCGACGCCGAGCTCTCGTGCCGCGACGTGTTCGCGGCCTCGCCCCACCCCATCGCCTGCATCGGTCCCGCGCTGATCGGCGAGGCCAGCGAAGCGCACCGCGGCTTCTGGAAGACCTGAGCCACCCACCCCGGGGCGGTGCGCCGCCTACACTCCCTGCATGCCCTGGCACGCCTCCCTCGACCTGCACTACCAGAGCGCCAGCGGGCGCACCACGCTGCAGCACCGCCACAGCGGCCCGCTGCGCATCCTCAAGAGCCTCTACCCCGAAGGCCAGGGCATCTGCCACAACGTGGTGGTGCACCCGCCGGGCGGGCTCGTGGGCGGCGACACGCTGGACATCGGCGTGCGCGTGGACAGCGGCGCGCACGGCCTCATCGCCACCCCGGGCGCGACGCGCTTCTACCGCAGCAACGGCCCCGAAGCCGCGCAGCGCGTGCGGCTGCAGCTGGCCGCGGGCGCGCGGCTCGAATGGCTGCCGCTCGAAACCATCGCCTACCCCGACTGCATGGCGCGCAACACGCTGAGCCTGCAGCTCGAGGCCGGCGCCGAATGCCTGGGCTGGGACGTGTGCGCGCTCGGCCTGCCGGCCGCGGGCGAGCCCTTCGTGCGCGGTGTGCTGCACCAGCAGATCGAGTGGCCCGGCGTGTGGCTGGAACGCGCGCGCATCGCCGCCGACGACACGCGATTGCTCGACGGCCCCGTGGGCCTGGCGGGCCAGCGCGCGCTCGGCACGCTGTGGCTGGCCAGCGGCACGCCGCGCGAGAGC
This is a stretch of genomic DNA from Hydrogenophaga crocea. It encodes these proteins:
- a CDS encoding nucleoside deaminase, with the protein product MSADLPDEVAVDERDGRYLRQAIAWSLTARERGNRPFGAVVIGEDGTVLTEAYCNTGETGDCTGHAETNAVRQLGNRYPREVLARATLYSSAEPCVMCAGAIFWSAIGRVVYGIDAVRLRVFRGERAEQRDAELSCRDVFAASPHPIACIGPALIGEASEAHRGFWKT
- a CDS encoding urease accessory protein UreD — its product is MPWHASLDLHYQSASGRTTLQHRHSGPLRILKSLYPEGQGICHNVVVHPPGGLVGGDTLDIGVRVDSGAHGLIATPGATRFYRSNGPEAAQRVRLQLAAGARLEWLPLETIAYPDCMARNTLSLQLEAGAECLGWDVCALGLPAAGEPFVRGVLHQQIEWPGVWLERARIAADDTRLLDGPVGLAGQRALGTLWLASGTPRESEAREALLEAAREALGSADASVFAGATSPDARLIVVRALAPQVEPLMAAFQAAWARLRRLAWNTGAEPPRIWRV